One window of Trifolium pratense cultivar HEN17-A07 linkage group LG5, ARS_RC_1.1, whole genome shotgun sequence genomic DNA carries:
- the LOC123883697 gene encoding UNC93-like protein 1 — protein sequence MGSVQYEDPSTQKHETTKKSNLFRYNSPLSQIILIGLVCFCCPGMFNALSGMGGGGQVNSTASNNALTALYTTFAVFGILGGGIYNILGPHLTLFAGCSTYVLYAGSFLYYNHQQHQAFAIVSGAFLGVGAGLLWAAQGAIMTSYPPVNRKGTYISIFWSIFNMGGVIGGLIPFILNYNRGEQAVTVNDGTYIGFMAFMSLGTVLSLTILPASKVVRDDGTKCTNVLYSNVTTECVEILKLFYNWKMLLMIPASWASNFFYTYQFNHVNKTEFSLRTRGLNNVFYWGAQMIGSIGIGYTMDFSFKSRKKRGIVGIVVVAVLGSVIWGGALANQIKHKHDDKVLDFKESGSGYAGPFVLYFSFGLLDAMFQSMVYWSIGALANDSEVLSSRTTLSL from the coding sequence ATGGGTTCTGTTCAATATGAAGACCCATCAACCCAAAAACATGAAACCACAAAAAAATCCAATCTTTTCAGATACAATTCACCACTTTCCCAAATAATCCTTATTGGGttagtttgtttttgttgtcCAGGTATGTTCAATGCTCTTTCAGGAATGGGTGGTGGTGGACAAGTCAACTCAACAGCTTCAAACAACGCCTTAACAGCACTTTACACAACTTTTGCAGTTTTTGGTATCCTAGGTGGTGGAATTTACAACATCCTAGGACCCCATTTAACCCTTTTCGCAGGTTGTTCCACTTATGTCTTATATGCTGGTTCTTTCCTGTACtacaatcatcaacaacatcaaGCTTTTGCTATCGTCTCCGGCGCCTTTCTTGGCGTCGGAGCAGGTCTATTATGGGCTGCACAAGGTGCTATTATGACATCTTATCCACCGGTGAATCGAAAAGGAActtacatttcaattttttggagTATCTTTAACATGGGTGGTGTTATTGGTGGTTTAATTCCTTTTATTCTTAATTATAATCGCGGCGAACAAGCTGTAACTGTTAATGATGGGACTTATATTGGTTTTATGGCTTTTATGTCATTAGGGACTGTTTTGTCTTTAACAATTTTACCAGCTAGTAAAGTTGTTCGAGACGATGGAACGAAGTGTACAAATGTTTTGTACTCAAATGTTACAACTGAATGTGTTGAGATTCTCAAATTGTTCTATAATTGGAAGATGCTTCTCATGATTCCTGCTTCTTGGGCAAGTAACTTTTTTTATACTTATCAGTTTAATCATGTTAATAAGACTGAGTTTAGTTTAAGAACAAGAGGATTAAACAATGTGTTTTATTGGGGTGCACAAATGATTGGTTCAATTGGGATTGGTTATACTATGGATTTTAGTTTTAAGAGTAGAAAGAAAAGAGGGATTGTTGgaattgttgttgttgctgttcTTGGATCTGTTATTTGGGGTGGTGCATTGGCTAATCAGATTAAACATAAACATGATGATAAGGTTTTGGATTTTAAGGAATCTGGTTCGGGTTATGCTGGtccttttgttttgtattttagtTTTGGATTGTTGGATGCTATGTTTCAAAGTATGGTTTATTGGTCCATTGGAGCATTGGCTAATGATTCTGAGGTTCTTAGCAG
- the LOC123883698 gene encoding 60S ribosomal protein L5-2-like, translating into MVYVKAQKSKAYFKRYQVKFKRRREGKTDYRARIRLINQDKNKYNTPKYRFVVRFTNKDIIAQIVSASIAGDIVLAAAYAHELPHFGLEVGLTNYAAAYCTGLLLARRVLKTLEMDEEYEGNVEASGEDYSVEPADSRRPFRALLDVGLVKTTTGNRVFGALKGALDGGLDIPHSDKRFAGFDKEKKELDAEVHRKYIFGGHVAAYMKTLIEDEPEKYQTHFSEYIKKGIEADGLEELYKKVHSNIRADPSIKKSEKQPPKEHKRFNLKKLTYEERKSKLIARLTALNAAVGDDDEDDDE; encoded by the exons ATG GTTTACGTTAAGGCTCAGAAATCTAAGGCTTACTTCAAGAGGTACCAAGTCAAGTTCAAGAGAAGAAGAG AGGGTAAGACTGATTACCGTGCTAGGATTCGGTTGATTAATCAAGATAAGAACAAGTACAACACCCCGAAGTATCGATTTGTTGTTCGATTC ACCAACAAAGATATTATTGCACAAATAGTATCTGCTAGCATTGCTGGTGATATTGTTCTTGCTGCTGCATATGCTCATGAGCTGCCACACTTTGGTCTTGAAGTAGGCCTTACAAATTATGCTGCAG CTTACTGCACTGGACTCCTCTTGGCCCGTCGAGTTCTCAAGACACTTGAGATGGACGAGGAGTATGAGGGGAATGTTGAG GCTAGTGGAGAGGATTATTCAGTGGAGCCTGCTGACTCCAGGAGGCCATTCCGTGCTCTCCTCGATGTTGGTCTTGTCAAGACCACAACTGGAAACCGTGTCTTTGGTGCCCTGAAG GGAGCACTGGACGGGGGTTTGGATATTCCCCACAGTGACAAACGGTTTGCTGGTTTTGACAAGGAAAAGAAAGAGCTTGATGCTGAGGTTCACCGCAAATATATCTTTGGTGGACATGTTGCTGCTTACATGAAG ACTTTGATTGAAGATGAACCAGAGAAATACCAGACCCACTTTAGCGAGTATATTAAGAAAGGAATTGAGGCTGATGGTCTTGAGGAGCTGTACAAGAAGGTTCATTCTAACATTCGTGCAGATCCTTCCATTAAGAAATCAGAGAAGCAGCCTCCAAAGGAGCACAAGAG gTTTAATCTGAAGAAGCTTACCTACGAGGAGAGGAAATCCAAGTTGATTGCACGCTTGACAGCTCTTAATGCTGCtgttggtgatgatgatgaggacgATGATGAGTGA